The following are from one region of the Mustela lutreola isolate mMusLut2 chromosome 9, mMusLut2.pri, whole genome shotgun sequence genome:
- the LOC131808366 gene encoding basic proline-rich protein-like yields the protein MGSPSPEAYPFLLRPSLTLGKGRQEPDTDCALKAPWQPGEAGLNGNPILSLGRSSSSTEHAVSGGTHLEWGGTPVPWGLVFGTEDWGRTAPRRAAGRGEQERGLGRCSRVAPPRRPLPSVPSPSPPPGPRRRRPEEQPAAQRPRSLCLGRAQRWQATRGRRRQRGQAVMEKLERSRRASPSLPSSSPPPSPPPSPSPSSPSPSLPVAHPSGPRPPLPSHFPG from the exons ATGGGAAGCCCCAGCCCCGAGGCCTATCCCTTCCTCCTCAGGCCCAGCCTTACcctggggaagggcaggcag GAACCAGACACTGACTGTGCCTTAAAGGCCCCCTGGCAGCCCGGCGAGGCTGGTTTGAATGGCAACCCTATTTTGTCCCTG GGAAGGTCGTCCTCGTCGACAGAGCACGCAGTTTCGGGAGGGACGCACCTGGAGtg GGGCGGTACCCCGGTCCCTTGGGGGTTGGTTTTCGGGACCGAGGACTGGGGGAGGACGGCGCCCCGGAGGGCGGCGGGCCGGGGGGAGCAGGAGCGGGGTCTGGGCCGCTGCAGCCGGGTAGCCCCTCCCCGCCGTCCCCtcccttctgtcccctccccctcgcCTCCTCCGGGtccccggcggcggcggccggaggAGCAGCCGGCGGCGCAGCGGCCGCGCAGCCTTTGTCTCGGCCGGGCCCAGCGCTGGC AGGCCACGCGGGGacggaggaggcagagaggacaggCAGTGATGGAGAAACTGGAGAGGAGCCGGCGAGCgtcaccatcattaccatcatcatcaccgcCACCATCGCCTCCAccgtcaccatcaccatcatcaccatcaccatctctGCCCGTCGCCCATCCCAGCGGCCCccgacctcccctcccctctcatttCCCCGG